In the genome of Oncorhynchus nerka isolate Pitt River linkage group LG27, Oner_Uvic_2.0, whole genome shotgun sequence, the window ggccaggtcggagttgtaaatgagaacttgttctcaactggcctacctggttaaataaaggtgaagtaaaaaataaaataataaaaacagtGAATATCTACAACGCAAGCATTTATTTTTCCTAAAGCTATGTTCACGTAGTATTTCATAATGTCACTTAAAATAGCATCTCACAAAGGTCTATTTATAATCTATGACTAATATTTTCATGTCTGAAGGATAGCCTATTTCTGTAGTTACACAATCTCAGAGACTCATGAGACTGTAATACAAGTGTTGTGTTCTGATGCGCTTAAATGGACACGTCTACAATATGGTTAGGGGTGACTCAACTGCAATGAGGAAGAGAGAATGTAATGGGATGTTTGCAATTGATGACAACAACAATACATAGCAGACAGTGATAGACAAGAGTTATCCTACCAGCCACATCTCCTCATAAGAGATATAAAGAACATTTGCCAAGACTCCTGCTTGACTCGTCCAGCCTTTCACATGATCGAACCAGGACCCATAACTTACTGCAAAAAGGGTAAACGTTGGATTAGATCTGACTGTTAACAGTAGGATTAAATCCCAGAATTGCTCGAGGTACAAATCATTAGTGTCAACTCACCTGATCCCTCCAGAAAACTATCCAGAAACTCATCAAAGGAATTGGGTTCTGGGAGGAACTTGGCCATTTTATGGAAGTGGTAATATGACACAGCAACATCTTTGGGGTTTCTGGCGACATAGATGACctgagagatggggtggagatagtGTCACTAACTATCAATATATTATTTCCATAGAGTTGCTTTACAAAATAGGAAATGTCTCACAGCTTTGAGAATAGTCTCTTCAACATAACCACATCCTACCTTAGCTTTGGAGCCCTGGAGTGCAGAAGCCAGCAGGTTGTAGGGCAGGTGAGTGGTGATGATTCGGTGCCCCTGGGTAGCCTCCAGCACATTTGCACTGTAATGCTGTTCCAGCCAGGGGGCTCGTGCCCAGTTGGGCACAGTTTTGGAGAGTTGTGGGTCCCCTCTGTTTTTCACAAGAGTTACAATCTCCTGCATCCAGGTAGTCCCTTTAACCAGAGATcacagagggaaagaaagaagagttaaagagagagaacTGTACACCTAATACCTCTGTCTACATTGAATCCCTTCCTAAACCACTACTTCCATAAAGACAGATGGTCTGAGAGAAGTGGGTCTTGAAAGCAATTAATCATTGACAAGTTAAACCAACAGCAACAATACAATAACCTACTGGAGTCTGTGCATATACAGTTATTAAAGCCCTGAACGTTTGCTTCAACT includes:
- the LOC135565354 gene encoding sulfotransferase 2B1-like; amino-acid sequence: MARLDVTETFHHISFPGHIHTQDSLNYALHFQFRDRDTVIATYPKSGTTWMQEIVTLVKNRGDPQLSKTVPNWARAPWLEQHYSANVLEATQGHRIITTHLPYNLLASALQGSKAKVIYVARNPKDVAVSYYHFHKMAKFLPEPNSFDEFLDSFLEGSVSYGSWFDHVKGWTSQAGVLANVLYISYEEMWLTIVMLHHVRTWKGT